The DNA segment TGGCAACCTTGGTGTCGGCGCCGGCCTCGACGGTGTAGCCCTCAAGCAGGCTGGTGTGTTCGCGGTCGCTGGAGGGATAGAAGGCGATGGCACGCATCGGTTGCAGATCCAGCGGATCGAGGAACGTCATCTCGTGATAACCGACGCTCCAGACAGGGTGTCGCCCGGGCGCGGCATGCACTGAACCGAGGCTGCCGAGCAGGCAAATCAGTAACGCTGCACAAAGACGCATCATGGGATGGCCCACCCTGTGTTACTCAATCGAAAGATCCTTTGTGTTCCGACACGCCCGCAACCCTGTGGTTCGGTAATCCGGCGCGGCGTTGCACTCAGACGTTGATCGTTTGACTGCATAACCCGGGCCAGATTATGCAACAGTCAGAAACAAAAAACTCCGCATCTGGCCCTTGCAGAACCAGAATACAGAGTTTTTTGAGGGGCTACCTGAACGGCAGCTGGTCTTTACGTAATGCTTACGCAGCGGCGAACAGTTGCTCGCTGATCTTCGCCTGAGCGGCGCTCATCGCGTTATTGCGCACTTCATCACCGTAAGCCAGGCCTTCGGCGCGGACGATTTCGATGTCGGTGATGCCGAGGAAGCCCAGGACCAGTTTCAGATACTCTTCGTGAGCGATACCGCTGGCCTGACCGGCATGGATGCCGCCGGAGGTGGAAACGATGATTACTTTCTTGCCACCGCACAGGCCTTCCGGGCCGGCTTCGGTGTAACGGAAAGTCTGGCCGGCAACGGCAACGCGGTCGATCCAGGCCTTGAGTTGGGTCGGCACGGTGAAGTTGTACATCGGCGCGGCGATGACGATGGCGTCGGCGGCGATGAATTCAGCCAGAGTCGAAGCGCTCAGCTCGGCTTCGTGCTGTTGCGCGGCGTTGCGCAGTTCAGCGGTAGTGCCAGCGGCTACCAAAGTGGTCGACGAGAAGTGACTGATGGCGTCTGCGGCCAGGTCGCGGTAGGTCACCACGGCGGTTGGCTCGGCGGCTTGCCAGGCTTTGACGACTTGGCTGCTCAACTGACGGGAAGCCGAGTTGTCGCCCAGAATGCTCGAATCGATGTGCAGCAGTTTCATGTGGGATCTCCTGGAAGAATCGCCGACGGCGACGGAATGGAGACAATCCTACGGAAGAAACCAATAGCTGATTAGCCGCTGACAATGCGATAGTTCGTCCCACTGATAGAACGGTGGACTTTTCATGCAGGATCTCAACGATCTCTACTATTTCGCCAAGGTGGTCGAGGCTGGCGGCTTCGCGGCGGCCGGGCGTCTGCTGGGCATTCCCAAGTCGCGGTTGTCGCGGCGTATTGCCGAACTCGAAGAGCGCCTGGGCGCCCGATTGCTGCAACGCACCACCCGCCAGTTGAACCTTACCGCTGTCGGCGAGCGTTACTTGCGCCACTGTCAGGCAATGCTGCTGGAAGCGGAAATGGCCGACGAAGCGGTCGCCAGCATGTCCAGCGAGCCACGCGGCCGCTTGCGCGTGTCCTGCCCTACCGGTCTGGCGCGGGAAATGTTGCCGTGGGTGATCAGCGAATTTCTCGGCAAATTCCCTCAAGTGCAACTGGAAGTGGTGCTGCTCAATCGTCGGGTGGATCTGGTCGCGGAAGGTTTCGACGTTGCGTTGCGTGTGCGCGAACTCGGTGATGAAGATCCGTTGCTGGTGACCCGGCGTCTGCGTCAGGCGCAAATGGT comes from the Pseudomonas sp. RSB 5.4 genome and includes:
- a CDS encoding FMN-dependent NADH-azoreductase — protein: MKLLHIDSSILGDNSASRQLSSQVVKAWQAAEPTAVVTYRDLAADAISHFSSTTLVAAGTTAELRNAAQQHEAELSASTLAEFIAADAIVIAAPMYNFTVPTQLKAWIDRVAVAGQTFRYTEAGPEGLCGGKKVIIVSTSGGIHAGQASGIAHEEYLKLVLGFLGITDIEIVRAEGLAYGDEVRNNAMSAAQAKISEQLFAAA
- a CDS encoding LysR substrate-binding domain-containing protein, translated to MQDLNDLYYFAKVVEAGGFAAAGRLLGIPKSRLSRRIAELEERLGARLLQRTTRQLNLTAVGERYLRHCQAMLLEAEMADEAVASMSSEPRGRLRVSCPTGLAREMLPWVISEFLGKFPQVQLEVVLLNRRVDLVAEGFDVALRVRELGDEDPLLVTRRLRQAQMVVVASPAFVEGKTIAHPLDLKHLPVLGALEADRMVHVRLLDQQGNSVELNMEARLGIDDFIVRKACVLAGQGFTLLPMMYCEADLESGALVQLLPEWSLPGGWLQAVYPHRRGVMPAVRAWIDHLVDSFNACGERLL